The sequence GACAAAAGCGCTGATAACTGGCTCATGGAGCAGAAGGTTTCTTTTGGTAATGCAGTTCTCAATAACTCATTGGATTTAAATTGCAGTGAAGACGGAAATGGGTCAATGGCTTTGACCTCTAATGGCCAGAAGAACTGGGTGGCACTTTTGATTTCGCTGGTCATAATCATCACAGTGACAGGAAACATTCTGGTCATCATGGCAGTGAGCTTGGAGAGGAAGTTACAGAATGCCACCAACTACTTCTTGAGATCTTTAGCCATTACAGATATGCTTCTGGGTATCCTTGTAATGCCGGTAGCCATGGTGACAATACTCTATGGTGAGTTTCTTTACATTTTACATATGTATTCATCATGAATGTAGTTCATTTGCAGTAATACACACCGGCGGTCTATGGGGCAAGACATTTCCTCAAAATAACTGTTAAAATACACTAagttttgaaagtttagtttgtGTTAACTCTGCAACATATTTCGAATAATTATGACATATGCACATTTGGACCCAAATGTGAagtgcagagctgaagtggttaaaggttaacattttacatttaacataatcAAATTGATTACTAACCTTGTGATGCAACACATTCAGTCTTTCAGCTCCCATCTTCGAATTTTAAGCCAATAATACTTAAACTGTAGGCATGATATGCGAGGGAATGTTTACAACAGGGGTGCCCATTCCTGTTCCTGGAAATCGCCCTACCTGCTGAGTTCAGATCCAGCCCTGATCTATCACACCTGTCTGTAAAGATCAAGTGCTCCTGAAGATCTTAATTCGCTGGTTCCAtcgtgtttgatcagggttgggtAGGTAGATCTCAGGGAACAGGATTGAGCACCCCTGGTGCCAACAGGAAACTGCGGTCCAGGGGGCACGGGGTGGTGCTAAGCATTCAATgtttttagggctgtcaaaggTAATGTGtaatacttttttaataaacacatattaataaaatatttaacacaatattgtcttttttttttgctttgagATGAATAAATAAGACATTTTTAACCTGAAAACCCCCCGCCAAGGATCAGATTTACTAAACGGGACAAATTAGCATAAGAGTGCCACTCCAAAAAAGCGccgatgggagtggaaagttctgcgcGTTATCTACTGATAACACACAAATTAAAGATACAGCCTCAAACTAACAAGAGCAGTGCAAAATATTGTCTcgtttaagattttttttttatcagtacAATTGGCTACTTTAGTAAGTCACCTTGCatgaataatttatatattttccacctatattttttgtgtctgttatattatgaaatataaaaataactcggtccatgccttttcagcattcatttttcactgtgtgtctttagtaaatcctgacagtatttttatttatttaatttgttaatGCCAAAATCTGGCCCCAAATATGCATatagttaaaataaaaaatgttgtgtctaaaattaaaattaagaaaAGGTTTTACTAAATGTTACATTGTATAATAATAGTTGATAGGAAAAGATAGACTGTCAAATgaagtaaaactttttttaattttggaaACATCAGTCTTTATagcatattaaaatatttaatacattttttttttagatttcatcaaaaagataaTCATTTGTATTCCAAagataaacaaacattttataggtctggaacgacatgagggtgagtaattaatgacagaatttttatttttgggtcaactaacccAAAATAAGaaaagccatttttaaaaatttaaatttgggggtccttggcagcAAAAAGTTTAGAAACTGATAtaaataacttcagctttaagtAGTACACATTTTTGTACGGAAAACATAACCTGCATCTCCTGAAATTCTTTTCagaattcttttttttcctttgttttaTTTTCTGCCATAATCAACACAACAGCATGGAGGATAATAATTTTGACTCTGTTATTGTCTGTGATTGTCCATAACGTGCCCCAGATGCCTTTTGGTAGACATTAAGTTGTTTAGAAGCTAGAACATTCCTTTAAACAACACAAGCTgtgtcaaaatgttttttttctctttagaTGTCTCCCGTGAGTTTCTTCCATGTCAAAGGTGTAAACTGCAAACTTTCTTGTGTTATAACATTTGTCTGGAAAAGATGCATTTCTCTTTAGAACAATAATTAGGCCTCCATACATTAAGCTGGAAGGTGATTTATTTCAGCGCataatgagtgtgtgttgggCCGTCTGGTGTGTCCTAAATTAGTCTGCTTGTATTCACGCATGGGGAGAGAAATCCCTCTTCCTATTCCTTCCAGCGCTTTGATGAGGAATTAATTATGCAGTAACGATGCTGCGctttggtgtgtgtttatgcAGCAAAAACTGTTATGCTTCCTATTTGATGTTCTGAATAGTTTGACCAAGGAGAATAAAACATGCCACTTCCTGGTTCTATCAGGCGTAGCCTACGTGTTTTTTTGGTGTTATGACAGCTGGCGTCGTACAAAATGCAGACAGAATTACGATAACagcttaattatttattttccttcTTTTATTGTTGGAGTTTATCATTTATAGATCAGAATTTTACATGAAAACCTAGACTAAACAAAAGCATAATGCATTGTTTCTAAACCAAACCTGCAAACACGTAAAGCAGGATTCATTCTGAGTGACATCCTGGTATCATCTTTTGACCCCCGAAACAGGTTATTCACGGACTCATGATGTAATGTCATTATATAACAGTGTGAGAGTAATTAAATTTATGTAGACTACATGAAAGCATGGTTGTGTTCTGGTAAACTCCAGGCACTGATAAAAACACGGCTCTCTGTTACAGCTGAACCTGTCGTGAGAATTCTGGGAGATTCTACTTCACAGTTCGAAGCACACCATTGAGTGTGATGGTGCTATTGATGACTACCGCTGTCTCTATCTGCACCCGAGAGTCTTCTACTCTTTCATCTCTGATTCCAGAACACTATTCTTTGAGTTTAGATTCAATCAAATACAGAGACACCGTACCCTCCAAAACATCTCTGTCCTTTGTGAGTCAGCAAACTATGAAATACaacaaaaaactttattttgcttgtaactacactcttagaagaaaaggttctatatagaagaacctcaaaaggttctatcggtgcTACGTACttggaacccctaaaatgttctatatagaacccttatGAAGGGTTCAATCAAAATAACCCTTTAGGGTTCTTTGTAACCaggaaaaaggttctatatggaaccttttaggggttcattcattatcatttgttttgtcctttccagatcaaatatttcatattattgacaaacatttcactgcattattcagtgtattcaAATGCGTAAATGAATGCACGTGAATGATCACAAAGTTCAAGATATGGGGgttagaaaatgtatatatttatctcattttatgtagttaattaatatcacACGAAGAGTGCAATTCAGTTTTTGTCCTCCAAAAATCTGCATgattaaaatgtgatattaagttattacaacagtttaataaacaataatttaattacaactacaaaatgttgcagaataatgtaatatatgaatgaataatGGCCTAAAGAACCTTTGTGACAAAAAGGGTTATTTCTTgtcctttttagcataaaaggttctgtggagttgagtaaagaaccctatggttctatatagaaccccaatgaaccctttttctattgtacTGCTAAGGTACCCACCTTTTtcaagattattattattggttGTAATAGATTTGAAGAAGCAAAACATAGTTCAGATATGAAAAGTTCAGATTAACAGTAGTGTTGTATTAGCACAGCTGTGTTAGCAATTTTTAAACGTTGCAGTTCTTCCTCCTGAAGAGAGCAGATTCCATTTAAATGGGTTATATAATACATGTTTCCTAAGTATTTTACCCTGAGGCCCACTTATGATGTAAGTAGATTTTTTGTAGCACTTGTTCTCCATGTACTTTTTATAGTAATTACAGCTACTGGGTAATACCTAGgtactaaccctaaacctaacccttaACTCATGTAGTTACTTTTGTATTAACCAGTACTTTCTTAGGTAAGTGCATATGCTGTAATAAactgcaacaaacacacactttacaATTTTTCACCCTCTCTCTGACCCTTATAATTAAAAGtctgtttttatttagttaGCTGCTGTTCCTTAATACTGTCCTCTTTGCATGCCAAATTAACAGTAGTCATAATATGTGAATTATATAAGTGTTTAAAAGTTTGAAGTCTATAATAagtttttgaaagtctcttatACAACATTATGTTGCAAAAAGGATTCTGCACTACTTGTAGGCCACTAATCAAACAAGTATAGCTGCATTTGAGGTTTTGACAATGTGACTGTCTTGCACAAAATTTTCAGGTTTCCTTGCTCTGTGGATACCTAATATGACCCCTCAGATATTTTGTaccatataaatatttataaatacatgTTCTGACCAATGAATATTCTATGACTGTAACCAATGACACACAAGGATTTGCCTGTCCAGAATGTGACACTTTTTGTGTCCCTTATTTGTTAGGTTACACCTGGCCACTCCCCTCGGCCTTATGTCCGATCTGGATCTACCTGGACGTTCTCTTCTCCACTGCATCCATCATGCACCTGTGCACCATCTCTCTGGACCGATACATCGCCATCCGTAACCCCATCCACCACAGCCGCTCAAACTCGCTTACTAGAGCCAGAGTCAAAATTACAGCAGCCTGGACCATCTCTGTGGGTAAGTTCACGATCGCTCAAAGCCAGTAGGAAATTGCTTCCCTGCTCAATTCTAAACAACTGAGACTGCATCAGTTAGCACTGGTATGCCAAACCATAGCACCAAGCTGTCTTCTTACTCTCATTTTGTCTCCATCTGTCTTAAGTTATCTCCATGCCGGTCCCAGTCCTCGGCCTGCACGATCACTCCAAAGTCTTCCGGAATGAAAGCTGCCAACTGACGGACAACAATTTTGTCCTGATTGGCTCTTTCGTGGCGTTCTTCATCCCACTCATCATCATGGTCGTCACATACTTTCTAACCATCAGTGCTCTGCAAAGCGAAGTGACTTTGTGCCTGGACCAACTCGTCGTGCGGCCAAAATGGTCGTCCACTATTGGACTTCTCCCTCGTGGCTCGCTCTCCTCCGAGCGCCTCTTCTCGCGTTCGTCTATCTGTCGTGACGGGGCTTCCAGAGGGTCCAGCCGTCGCTCCATCCAGTCCATTAGCAATGAGCAGAAAGCGTCTAAAGTGCTTGGCGTGGTCTTCCTTCTCTTTGTGATCATGTGGTGTCCGTTTTTCGTGACAAACGTGATAGCGGTGGTGTGCAGCTCAGCGTGTGATGAAGATTTGGTGGGGGGACTGATGAACGTGTTTGTTTGGGTGGGTTATCTGTCATCGGCGGTCAACCCTTTCATCTACACGCTCTTCAATAAGACTTATCGTGCCGCTTTTGCCCGGTACATGCGTTGCCGCTACCGTGAGGACAGGAGGCCTCTGCAGCTGATACTTGTCAACACCATCCCTCCTCTGGCGTACAGCTCCTCCGGGCTTCCCCTGAAGGTGGAGAACTCATTAAGGAAGAGGGCAGAGGGCAGCCGGTCTGGGAGCTTCTCCAACACAGATAGgtcaaacacacaaaacaagcAGGAAAGAGATGAGGTAGTAAGCCATTTGTGAGACTAAAAACAGCTTTAGAGGGTTTTTAATTATGGCTCACATCAACAGACCTTAGAGACCGTCTTTTTGTAGGTGTAAAAACTTGAAAAAtgaagtattttattttaatatgtttcCACCTGTGCAGCACAGCACAGTCAGCAGATACTAGCTATGGCTCACAGCCAAAAGAGAGACAGATGCTTTAAATTGTTCCAACAGCAATAAAGTTTCACAACTCTCTTTGTGGGACTCAAAccacaaatgtatttttattttgtacaagaTTTGTAAAACAACCTAACTGTATATGTTTACTCTGCACAAATATACACTGTATGAATGAATTACATCACTTTTCTCATTTTATCTTGTCTCTGGGGAGGAATAATTTTATGTTCATTAATTTATTACTATTATAGATTGTATTGTGAAGACCTGTTGGTGATATGTGGGTAGAGTAAATAAAACGTACAAGGAAGATTTGGTCGCTTTCTTGAGACAGACCGTTTTATGGACTGTTCAAAAGAATGGGATTTGGAAAATGAACTCGCAAACAATTCATCTTGATTTGTTACATGCCACctgaatgaaaaacaaatgcagaCAAACTGAAGAAGGGGATGGCCGATAACAGACCAACTTGAGACTCTGAGGAGTGCTAAATTAGTGTCTAAACAGTATTTGACTTCTAATCTTGCCAGACctgcaaa is a genomic window of Pseudorasbora parva isolate DD20220531a chromosome 12, ASM2467924v1, whole genome shotgun sequence containing:
- the htr2ab gene encoding 5-hydroxytryptamine receptor 2A, with product MALNGTTAELRSSGISTEILKDKSADNWLMEQKVSFGNAVLNNSLDLNCSEDGNGSMALTSNGQKNWVALLISLVIIITVTGNILVIMAVSLERKLQNATNYFLRSLAITDMLLGILVMPVAMVTILYGYTWPLPSALCPIWIYLDVLFSTASIMHLCTISLDRYIAIRNPIHHSRSNSLTRARVKITAAWTISVVISMPVPVLGLHDHSKVFRNESCQLTDNNFVLIGSFVAFFIPLIIMVVTYFLTISALQSEVTLCLDQLVVRPKWSSTIGLLPRGSLSSERLFSRSSICRDGASRGSSRRSIQSISNEQKASKVLGVVFLLFVIMWCPFFVTNVIAVVCSSACDEDLVGGLMNVFVWVGYLSSAVNPFIYTLFNKTYRAAFARYMRCRYREDRRPLQLILVNTIPPLAYSSSGLPLKVENSLRKRAEGSRSGSFSNTDRSNTQNKQERDEVVSHL